The following proteins are encoded in a genomic region of Desulfomicrobium escambiense DSM 10707:
- the flgL gene encoding flagellar hook-associated protein FlgL: MRVSLRNQYSSFLFNLQNTQSRLMELNMQASSQKRINKPSDDPVGTARVLDYRSSLSAINQYRANIDTATGWLNLADESMLQSSAILTKLKGLAEQGSTGTMTASDREATAYEVRQLFSQLVNLGNTRYEGKSIFGGQKFEQNAFEEGLMVYDEDGKSLGLASGAASRSIVVQFIGNEGDTATVGDAAIPCRYSSDGGKTWTTGSVGTGGVLDMGGVSLQLPKGRVLDLSPETNTNRTTGSWLTVAPTAVYKGDHESQSAVKYTAGGLDVVAEPLGGFERDVDVVVAASGTDLAITVSAQVNGSPETWTTTMPDSRPLLLETPYGAVRLSGTNLVGAEFTVKSGSTGVVKMGSALNAEGRGLFDGDVMVRMENTITIGTGGTINYSYSTDGGGTWLSGHSVSNSTPPNPGDPVKPVELLVPGGKLVLSGRGSEFGLEAGDQFVIHPQTAAHEVEISAGQYVQLNNIGSEVFGGYYEHGSQPAFGDSAGEKNIFVAVGKLVAALENNDQQGCAEALNSLKTSQEHFTTQLASVGARENRLEVADTVLSGLGLNETERMSNIEDVDLASLLTELANQQLSYETVLKSSSMIMKMSLVNYL, translated from the coding sequence ATGCGCGTATCCCTTCGCAACCAGTACAGCAGTTTTCTCTTCAACCTGCAGAACACCCAGTCCCGCCTGATGGAACTGAACATGCAGGCCTCCAGCCAGAAGCGCATCAACAAGCCTTCCGACGATCCCGTCGGCACGGCCAGGGTCCTCGACTACCGCAGCTCCCTGTCGGCCATCAACCAGTACCGCGCCAACATCGACACGGCCACGGGCTGGCTGAACCTGGCCGACGAGTCCATGCTCCAGTCCAGCGCCATCCTGACTAAGCTCAAGGGCCTGGCCGAGCAGGGGTCCACGGGCACCATGACGGCCTCGGACCGCGAAGCCACGGCCTACGAGGTCCGCCAGCTCTTCAGCCAACTCGTCAACCTGGGCAACACCCGCTACGAGGGCAAGTCCATCTTCGGTGGCCAGAAGTTCGAGCAGAACGCCTTCGAGGAAGGGCTCATGGTCTACGACGAGGACGGCAAGAGCCTGGGGCTGGCCTCGGGCGCCGCAAGCCGCAGCATCGTCGTGCAGTTCATCGGCAACGAAGGCGACACGGCTACGGTGGGCGACGCTGCCATTCCCTGCCGCTACTCCAGCGACGGCGGAAAGACCTGGACTACGGGCTCGGTGGGGACAGGCGGCGTCCTGGACATGGGCGGCGTCAGCCTCCAACTGCCCAAGGGCAGGGTCCTCGACCTTTCGCCCGAGACCAACACCAACCGGACAACCGGTTCCTGGCTGACCGTCGCGCCCACGGCCGTGTACAAGGGGGATCACGAGTCCCAGTCTGCGGTGAAGTATACAGCAGGCGGCCTCGACGTTGTGGCCGAGCCTCTTGGTGGGTTCGAGCGGGATGTTGATGTCGTCGTCGCGGCGTCGGGGACGGACTTGGCGATTACCGTTTCGGCCCAGGTCAACGGCTCTCCAGAGACTTGGACAACGACGATGCCGGATTCCAGGCCTTTGCTGCTGGAAACGCCTTACGGCGCGGTACGCCTGTCAGGAACGAATCTTGTCGGAGCTGAATTCACGGTGAAGTCCGGTTCCACGGGCGTGGTGAAGATGGGCTCTGCGCTCAACGCCGAAGGGCGTGGTCTTTTCGATGGCGACGTAATGGTGCGCATGGAAAATACCATTACTATCGGCACAGGCGGGACGATAAACTACTCCTACAGCACCGACGGGGGGGGGACTTGGTTATCGGGGCATTCCGTATCCAATAGTACGCCCCCAAATCCCGGCGATCCGGTCAAGCCGGTCGAACTTCTCGTGCCGGGCGGCAAGCTCGTGCTTTCGGGGCGAGGCAGCGAGTTCGGCCTGGAGGCGGGGGACCAGTTCGTCATCCACCCCCAGACCGCGGCCCACGAGGTCGAGATTTCGGCGGGCCAGTACGTGCAGCTCAACAACATCGGCTCCGAGGTCTTCGGCGGCTACTACGAGCACGGCTCCCAGCCCGCCTTCGGCGATTCGGCCGGGGAGAAGAACATCTTCGTCGCCGTGGGCAAGCTCGTGGCGGCCCTGGAGAACAACGACCAGCAAGGCTGCGCCGAAGCGCTCAACAGCCTCAAGACCTCCCAGGAACATTTCACCACCCAGCTGGCTTCCGTGGGCGCCCGGGAAAACAGGCTCGAGGTCGCCGACACGGTGCTCTCGGGTCTGGGGCTCAACGAGACCGAGCGCATGAGCAACATCGAGGATGTCGACCTGGCCTCGCTCCTGACGGAATTGGCCAACCAGCAGCTGTCCTATGAGACAGTCCTCAAATCCTCGTCCATGATCATGAAGATGAGCCTGGTCAACTACCTCTAG
- the flgM gene encoding flagellar biosynthesis anti-sigma factor FlgM, whose protein sequence is MTINTITTKVSGYESHRLEQLEQKHQEAQKAAANQEGANDRISISEEGRLKAAAFKTAQESDGVRADKVSDIKARIEAGEYKPEGKDIAASLVRQELDVWG, encoded by the coding sequence ATGACCATCAACACCATCACCACCAAGGTCAGCGGATACGAATCGCACCGCCTGGAGCAGCTGGAGCAGAAGCACCAGGAAGCCCAGAAGGCGGCCGCAAACCAGGAAGGCGCCAACGACCGCATCTCCATCTCCGAGGAGGGGCGCCTCAAGGCCGCGGCCTTCAAGACGGCGCAGGAAAGCGACGGGGTGCGCGCCGACAAGGTCTCGGACATCAAGGCCAGGATCGAGGCCGGCGAATACAAGCCCGAAGGCAAGGACATCGCGGCCAGCCTTGTGCGGCAGGAACTCGACGTCTGGGGATAG
- the csrA gene encoding carbon storage regulator CsrA has translation MLILSRRPGESVHLGDDIKITILSIKGQQIKIGLDVPEHMPVYREELYQKVQNQNASALELDNHDLMMAAALWTSTDRR, from the coding sequence ATGCTCATACTCTCGCGTCGGCCAGGTGAAAGCGTGCATCTGGGCGACGACATCAAGATCACGATCCTGAGCATCAAGGGGCAGCAGATCAAGATCGGCCTCGACGTGCCCGAACACATGCCCGTGTATCGTGAGGAGTTGTACCAGAAGGTGCAAAACCAGAACGCCTCGGCCCTTGAACTCGACAACCACGACCTGATGATGGCGGCAGCACTATGGACAAGCACAGACAGACGATAA
- a CDS encoding rod-binding protein has translation MSEFLTPTALPAQEGGQSLQNRLRELRSHLEPGDKGQDEAKLRKACQDFEAVFIGQIWKQMRSSVPKDGMLHSKEEESYLSMFDQELSVKMSRSGGIGLSDLLYENLSQRLVNASRDTDSAKPLKPLDHKALSKLQAEARVQDVPAGTLAAMTAQRQAEQLARSIEKANGPAPAEPPVARASSDLEEALRVVRMDLENGD, from the coding sequence ATGAGCGAATTCCTCACACCCACGGCCCTGCCTGCCCAGGAAGGCGGCCAAAGCCTGCAGAACCGCCTGCGCGAGCTGCGCTCCCATCTCGAACCCGGCGACAAGGGCCAGGACGAGGCCAAGCTCCGCAAGGCCTGCCAGGATTTCGAGGCCGTGTTCATCGGGCAGATCTGGAAGCAGATGCGCTCCTCGGTGCCCAAGGACGGCATGCTCCACTCCAAGGAGGAGGAGAGCTACCTGTCCATGTTCGACCAGGAACTCTCGGTCAAGATGTCCCGCAGCGGCGGCATCGGCCTCTCGGATCTCCTGTACGAGAACCTCTCGCAGCGTCTCGTCAACGCCAGCCGCGACACGGACTCCGCCAAGCCCTTGAAGCCCCTGGACCACAAGGCCCTTTCGAAGCTCCAGGCCGAGGCCCGCGTTCAGGACGTCCCGGCCGGAACCCTGGCCGCCATGACCGCCCAGCGCCAGGCCGAGCAGCTGGCCCGGAGCATCGAGAAGGCGAACGGCCCGGCCCCGGCGGAGCCTCCCGTGGCCAGGGCGTCCTCGGATCTCGAGGAAGCCCTGCGGGTGGTGCGCATGGATTTGGAGAACGGCGACTGA
- the flgK gene encoding flagellar hook-associated protein FlgK, with the protein MAGIGSMLEIGKKSLFANQAAIEVVGNNISNANTPGYSRQAVRLEDGMYISSSPGQLGTGVNAVEVVRYFDEFIEAQYLDKSSDEARWQTLYENLKNVEMVLNESSTDGVNSALAAFWADWQTLASNPEDTSARSALLGHAANLVSAVQSVQGDLQRLQDGADDVISAEVTAINKLLTGIAELNRQITVTEETGKNNANGLRDERTQLVRQLAEKMDINVIDNGLGNLTITTTAGHTLVDGSNSFRLAFEAPQTIANLKSGSSFKGSIAYDGESATEYTVKIVSQVGSVVKYEVYIDGGKTLLKDESGNSEFTASKDGILMPDGRGVLKFDIGTGTSLQAGDTFQVLPNKSLFWYETSSSKVNITPQVQSNGLDNDRRLTGGSLAGYFQFRDAGIGGYLEKLDAFAESLSWEVNRLHSQGTGMERFENVIGSFGVGSTSAALGSAAGLVFGDKLAAGNLVISVYNEQTGQIVQSSPLDFDFDATNLEVKNFSTTNSLQDVVNAVNAAFPSGTVTADIIDGHLQIKAKDGYDFAFGSDSTGLLAALGINTFFEGANAGDLAINSTILGNIAYINTGHVNGAGEMNEGDNTTAKAIAALQSASVSTRTQSEGTTQQTLGEYYSTIVAKAGSDTQSAKFNYEYNEALATDLLSRQESVSGVNLDEEMTNLIKFQHAYTAAAKLITTAESMLQVLLGLKQ; encoded by the coding sequence ATGGCCGGCATCGGCTCCATGCTCGAAATAGGGAAGAAATCCCTGTTCGCCAACCAGGCGGCCATCGAGGTCGTCGGCAACAACATTTCAAACGCCAACACCCCCGGCTACAGCCGTCAGGCCGTGCGTCTGGAAGACGGCATGTACATCAGCTCGTCGCCTGGACAGCTCGGCACGGGGGTCAACGCCGTGGAGGTCGTCCGCTATTTCGACGAGTTCATCGAGGCGCAGTACCTGGACAAGAGTTCGGATGAAGCGCGTTGGCAGACCCTCTATGAGAACCTGAAGAACGTGGAGATGGTCCTGAACGAGTCGAGCACCGACGGCGTCAATTCCGCGCTGGCGGCGTTCTGGGCAGATTGGCAGACCCTGGCGTCCAATCCCGAGGACACGAGCGCCAGGTCGGCCCTGCTGGGCCACGCCGCAAACCTGGTCAGCGCCGTGCAGTCCGTGCAGGGCGACCTGCAACGCCTGCAGGACGGGGCCGATGACGTCATCTCCGCCGAAGTCACCGCCATCAACAAGCTTCTGACCGGCATCGCCGAGCTCAACCGGCAGATCACTGTTACCGAGGAGACGGGCAAGAACAACGCCAACGGCCTGCGTGACGAGCGCACGCAGCTCGTCCGGCAGCTCGCCGAGAAGATGGACATAAACGTCATCGACAACGGCCTGGGCAACCTGACCATCACCACCACGGCCGGGCACACCCTGGTGGACGGGTCCAACTCCTTCCGTCTGGCCTTCGAGGCGCCCCAGACCATTGCGAACCTGAAGTCGGGTTCATCTTTCAAGGGTTCGATTGCCTATGATGGCGAGAGTGCCACGGAATACACGGTGAAGATCGTTTCCCAGGTTGGCTCCGTGGTGAAGTATGAGGTCTACATCGATGGCGGGAAGACCCTCCTCAAGGACGAGAGCGGCAACTCCGAGTTTACCGCGAGCAAGGACGGCATTCTCATGCCCGACGGCCGCGGGGTCCTGAAGTTCGACATTGGCACGGGGACAAGCCTCCAGGCTGGCGACACGTTTCAGGTGCTCCCCAATAAGTCCCTGTTCTGGTACGAAACCTCCTCGTCCAAGGTGAACATCACGCCACAGGTCCAGAGCAACGGGCTGGACAACGATCGCCGGCTCACGGGGGGCAGCCTGGCCGGGTATTTCCAGTTCCGCGACGCGGGCATCGGCGGGTACCTGGAAAAGCTCGACGCCTTCGCCGAAAGTCTGTCCTGGGAGGTGAACCGCCTTCATTCCCAGGGCACGGGGATGGAGCGGTTCGAGAATGTGATCGGCAGCTTCGGTGTCGGATCAACGAGCGCAGCGCTGGGGAGCGCGGCCGGGCTGGTGTTCGGCGACAAGCTTGCGGCCGGAAACCTCGTCATCAGTGTCTACAATGAACAGACCGGACAGATCGTCCAGTCTTCCCCGTTGGATTTCGATTTTGATGCGACGAATTTGGAGGTTAAGAATTTCAGCACGACCAATTCGCTGCAGGATGTCGTGAATGCAGTGAATGCCGCTTTCCCTTCCGGAACCGTTACGGCCGACATCATCGATGGGCACCTGCAAATCAAAGCCAAGGACGGCTACGATTTCGCCTTCGGCTCAGACTCCACGGGCCTTCTGGCCGCCCTGGGCATCAACACCTTTTTCGAGGGCGCAAACGCGGGCGATTTGGCAATCAACTCGACCATCCTCGGCAACATCGCCTACATCAACACCGGACATGTCAACGGCGCCGGCGAGATGAACGAGGGCGACAACACCACGGCCAAGGCCATCGCCGCGCTGCAGTCCGCCTCCGTGTCGACGCGTACCCAGTCCGAAGGCACCACGCAGCAGACACTGGGGGAATATTATTCCACCATCGTGGCCAAGGCCGGCTCCGACACCCAGAGCGCCAAATTCAACTACGAGTACAACGAGGCCCTGGCCACGGACCTTCTGTCCCGCCAGGAATCCGTTTCAGGCGTGAACCTGGACGAGGAAATGACCAACCTGATCAAGTTCCAGCACGCCTACACGGCGGCCGCGAAGCTGATCACCACGGCGGAATCCATGCTGCAGGTTCTGCTCGGGCTCAAGCAGTAG
- a CDS encoding NAD(+)/NADH kinase encodes MGKIITKIVIVHSSGNELAHGMAGQIRDWLFHEGRSARIVETSREAAPPAETWAGAEMILTLGGDGTLLAVARAVQDLSIPILGLNLGTVGFLSEMSPTDWRDSLTAILRGEYDMSLRLVISFHVVRRGQEFYKGYAINDLVISCGSLARMIRLDMWYGNDHLGTVRADGMIVSTPTGSSGYSISAGGPLIYPELNVFALTPICPFLHAFRPMVMPFEKDLRVLVRDADVDVYLTQDGQTGVVLAPGDNVIASRAEKPLNLIRPLHSHYAHKLKSKGFVRES; translated from the coding sequence ATGGGCAAAATCATCACCAAAATCGTCATCGTCCACAGCAGCGGAAACGAACTGGCCCACGGCATGGCCGGGCAGATCCGGGACTGGCTCTTCCACGAGGGCCGCTCGGCGCGCATCGTCGAGACGTCGCGCGAAGCGGCGCCCCCGGCCGAAACCTGGGCCGGCGCGGAAATGATCCTGACCCTGGGCGGCGACGGCACCCTCCTGGCCGTGGCCCGGGCCGTCCAGGACCTGAGCATTCCCATCCTGGGGCTGAACCTGGGCACGGTCGGCTTCCTGTCGGAGATGTCGCCGACGGACTGGCGCGATTCCCTGACGGCCATCCTGCGTGGGGAGTACGACATGTCCCTGCGCCTGGTGATAAGCTTCCACGTCGTGCGGCGGGGCCAGGAGTTTTACAAGGGGTACGCCATCAACGACCTGGTCATCAGCTGCGGGAGCCTGGCGCGCATGATCCGCCTGGACATGTGGTACGGCAACGACCACCTCGGCACCGTCCGGGCCGACGGCATGATCGTGTCCACGCCCACCGGCTCGTCGGGCTACTCCATATCCGCCGGCGGCCCCCTCATCTATCCGGAGCTCAACGTCTTCGCTCTGACACCCATCTGCCCCTTCCTGCACGCGTTCCGCCCCATGGTCATGCCTTTCGAGAAGGACCTGCGCGTCCTGGTCCGCGACGCCGACGTCGACGTCTACCTGACCCAGGACGGCCAGACTGGCGTGGTGCTTGCGCCCGGCGACAACGTCATCGCCTCCAGGGCAGAGAAGCCGCTCAACCTGATCCGCCCCTTGCATTCCCACTACGCCCACAAACTCAAATCCAAAGGATTCGTGAGGGAGAGCTAG
- the fliW gene encoding flagellar assembly protein FliW translates to MDKHRQTINTRIGSITVSLDKTIRFPRGLIGFESLREFALVEFKPGSPFHFLQSMEMPGMGMMLADPFSFLPGYEIRLASVEERILRIRSVSDLFILVSVTVPKGDPEGCTLNLTGPICVNVQERLGLQSPQTDLPYPSRVLLRDLDGGDRRLANS, encoded by the coding sequence ATGGACAAGCACAGACAGACGATAAACACCCGCATCGGGTCCATCACGGTGTCCCTGGACAAGACCATCCGTTTTCCGCGGGGCCTCATCGGCTTTGAGTCCCTGCGGGAGTTCGCACTGGTCGAGTTCAAGCCCGGCTCGCCGTTCCACTTCCTGCAGAGCATGGAGATGCCCGGCATGGGCATGATGCTGGCCGACCCGTTCTCCTTCCTGCCCGGCTACGAGATACGCCTGGCCTCGGTGGAGGAGCGCATCCTCCGCATCCGGAGCGTGAGCGACCTGTTCATCCTGGTCAGCGTCACGGTGCCCAAGGGAGACCCAGAAGGCTGCACCCTCAACCTGACGGGGCCCATCTGCGTCAACGTCCAGGAACGTCTGGGCCTGCAGTCCCCGCAGACGGATCTTCCCTATCCCTCGCGCGTGCTGCTGCGGGACTTGGACGGAGGGGACAGGCGCCTGGCCAACTCATAA
- a CDS encoding DVU0524 family FlgM-associated protein yields the protein MTVNPFLVKNVVRTYDQHQDTGRRIARFKKYMDRAGQGDSVSISKEAKRRQLVEKVAREIVDNLIGSDSTNPVVRDIKQQLMSEFGGDMVFRYPADGSGLQVLKKTEQGVSELTNGQKDVFMRRLWEIALSRVNETML from the coding sequence GTGACAGTGAATCCCTTCCTCGTCAAAAACGTGGTGCGGACCTATGACCAGCACCAAGACACCGGCCGACGCATCGCCAGGTTCAAGAAGTACATGGACCGCGCCGGACAGGGGGATTCCGTTTCCATTTCCAAGGAAGCCAAGCGCCGCCAGCTCGTGGAGAAGGTCGCCCGGGAGATCGTGGACAACCTCATCGGCTCGGACAGCACCAACCCGGTGGTCCGGGACATCAAGCAGCAGCTCATGAGCGAGTTCGGTGGGGACATGGTCTTCAGGTACCCTGCGGACGGGAGCGGGCTTCAGGTACTGAAGAAGACGGAACAAGGCGTCAGCGAATTGACCAACGGCCAGAAGGATGTTTTCATGCGCCGGCTGTGGGAGATCGCCCTGAGCAGGGTCAACGAGACGATGCTCTGA
- the flgN gene encoding flagellar export chaperone FlgN — protein MRQITLGSLIRQARGTELLCQLLREEHALLRAGQPDAVAGLEMSIQELIRQLVRERESLADALQRAGFAKLGPFLDGLGEVERRVFETWRAKIIADEQESARQATVNADLAMALWKQSGSLLSHFQSQVAPKERNTYTAKGTWRDRTATATLLRGRF, from the coding sequence ATGCGACAGATCACACTCGGCAGTCTCATTCGTCAGGCCAGAGGCACGGAGCTTCTCTGTCAGCTCCTGCGGGAAGAGCACGCGCTCCTGCGCGCGGGGCAGCCCGACGCGGTGGCGGGGCTGGAGATGTCCATTCAGGAGCTTATCCGGCAGCTTGTCCGCGAGCGCGAGTCACTTGCCGATGCCCTGCAGCGGGCGGGTTTCGCCAAGCTCGGGCCCTTTCTGGATGGACTCGGCGAAGTCGAGCGGCGGGTTTTCGAGACGTGGCGCGCCAAAATCATCGCCGACGAGCAGGAGAGCGCCCGCCAGGCCACGGTCAACGCCGATCTGGCCATGGCCCTGTGGAAGCAGAGCGGTTCGCTGCTGAGCCACTTCCAGAGTCAAGTCGCCCCGAAGGAGCGCAACACCTACACCGCCAAGGGAACATGGCGCGACCGCACGGCCACGGCCACCTTGCTGCGCGGGAGGTTCTAA